In Triticum urartu cultivar G1812 chromosome 6, Tu2.1, whole genome shotgun sequence, the following proteins share a genomic window:
- the LOC125517394 gene encoding fasciclin-like arabinogalactan protein 1, translating to MAFLTAKCSSALLLLFGLSVPLAACHGAAHNITAILAARPDLGEFTSLLASTGLAHDINRRNAPITVLAVDNAGMAPLRARRMPRAAIRRRLSLHVLTDYDGARLRSLPPGGSAVASTLFPASRSGAGADGMVKIVMPGLGLGDEGRARFLPMGSGPGFWQAAFFVRSVHEAPGDMSVLQVSAVMSAGGPRKAAD from the coding sequence ATGGCATTCCTCACCGCCAAGTGTTCGTCCGCCCTGCTCCTCCTGTTCGGCCTGTCCGTGCCCCTGGCGGCGTGCCACGGCGCCGCCCACAACATCACCGCCATCCTCGCGGCGCGCCCGGACCTCGGCGAGTTCACCAGCCTGCTGGCGTCCACCGGCCTCGCGCACGACATCAACCGGCGCAACGCCCCCATCACGGTCCTCGCCGTCGACAACGCCGGCATGGCTCCGCTCAGGGCGCGTCGCATGCCACGCGCGGCGATACGGCGCCGCCTCTCGCTCCACGTCCTCACCGACTACGACGGCGCCAGGCTGCGTAGCCTCCCGCCAGGCGGCTCCGCGGTGGCGTCCACCCTGTTCCCGGCCTCCCGCTCCGGGGCCGGGGCCGACGGCATGGTGAAGATCGTCATGCCCGGGCTCGGGCTCGGTGACGAGGGGCGAGCGAGGTTCCTGCCCATGGGCTCCGGCCCCGGCTTCTGGCAAGCCGCCTTCTTCGTCAGGTCCGTGCACGAAGCGCCTGGCGACATGTCGGTGCTGCAGGTCTCCGCCGTGATGTCGGCCGGAGGCCCGCGCAAAGCTGCTGATTAA
- the LOC125517296 gene encoding uncharacterized protein LOC125517296: MRRNCCGKKPAGRGTTPRRRSGARALPEVLAGIVDDAWRGGGEKAWLAVGFRPRRQEPVGAARSGARGGGCSLLPIGSREGDQEQGVDCFLFLDPEEIIRLSLVSVQFIDTLFKGAEGHSIRESRRCTETEDSGPTVRPRT, translated from the exons ATGAGGAGGAACTGCTGCGGTAAAAAGCCTGCTGGCAGAGGGACGACACCTCGCCGGAGGTCAGGGGCGCGAGCTCTACCGGAGGTCCTGGCCGGCATCGTGGACGACGCATGGCGTGGAGGAGGAGAAAAGGCGTGGCTGGCGGTGGGCTTTCGGCCGCGGCGACAGGAGCCGGTGGGGGCGGCGCGGTCGGGTGCAAGGGGTGGCGGCTGTAGCCTCCTCCCGATCGGATCCAGAGAAGGGGATCAAGAGCAGGGGGTTGATTGCTTTCTATTTTTGGATCCAGAG GAGATAATCCGCCTTTCACTGGTTAGTGTTCAGTTCATTGACACACTTTTCAAGGGAGCAGAAG GCCACTCAATTCGAGAGAGTAGGAGATGCACTGAGACTGAAGACAGTGGCCCTACAGTGAGGCCTCGAACATGA
- the LOC125516581 gene encoding uncharacterized mitochondrial protein AtMg00810-like, which produces FVLVYVDDIIVASSSPDATTCLLKDLKLEFALKDLGDLHYFLGIEVKQVNGGILLTQEKYTTDILRRVGLEHCKPVSTSISTSEKLTIESGEVLGPEDATNYRSVVGALQYLTLTRPDISYSMNKVCQYLHAPSSAHWTTDKRILRYLKFTEGLGLQIVKSPSMLVSAYSDADWAGCVDDRRSTSGFAVFLGTNLVSWSARKQATVSRSSTEAGYKALANATAEIMWIQILLYELGIKAPQAARLWCDNIGATYLSANHVFHARTKHIEVDFHFVKERVARKLLDIKFIPTGDQLADAFTKPLTMRRLDDFKYNLNLGKVS; this is translated from the coding sequence TTTGTTCTtgtctatgttgatgatattattgtgGCCAGCTCTAGTCCAGATGCTACTACCTGTTTGCTTAAGGATTTGAAGCTGGAATTTGCTTTAAAGGACTTGGGAGATTTGCATTACTTCCTTGGCATAGAGGTCAAACAGGTAAATGGTGGTATACTTCTTACACAGGAAAAATATACCACTGATATACTCAGGAGAGTAGGGCTGGAACATTGCAAACCAGTAAGTACATCAATCTCAACTTCAGAAAAACTTACAATTGAGAGTGGTGAAGTACTGGGACCAGAGGATGCAACAAATTATAGAAGTGTTGTAGGTGCACTGCAATATCTTACTCTTACTCGTCCTGATATTTCATATTCTATGAATAAGGTATGTCAATATCTACATGCCCCTAGTTCAGCACACTGGACTACAGATAAAAGAATTTTGAGGTATCTAAAGTTTACAGAAGGGCTTGGACTTCAGATTGTCAAGTCTCCATCTATGCTTGTCAGTGCTTATTCTGACGCAGACTGGGCAGGGTGTGTTGATGATAGGAGATCTACAAGTGGCTTTGCTGTGTTCCTGGGAACAAATCTTGTGTCATGGAGTGCAAGGAAACAAGCTACGGTCTCTAGGTCAAGTACTGAGGCTGGGTATAAAGCTCTGGCAAATGCTACTGCTGAAATAATGTGGATACAAATATTGCTCTATGAACTTGGAATTAAAGCTCCACAAGCTGCAAGGTTGTGGTGTGATAATATTGGTGCTACTTACCTCTCAGCTAATCATGTGTTTCATGCACGTACCAAGCACATTGAAGTGGACTTTCATTTTGTCAAAGAAAGAGTAgctcgcaaattgcttgatatcAAGTTCATTCCAACAGGGGATCAGCTAGCTGATGCATTTACAAAACCTCTCACCATGCGAAGGTTAGATGACTTCAAGTACAATCTTAACCTAGGTAAAGTTTCATAG